The following are encoded in a window of Pseudalgibacter alginicilyticus genomic DNA:
- the pfkA gene encoding 6-phosphofructokinase: protein MPKTIKKLAVLTSGGDSPGMNAAIRAVVRTCAYHSVECLGVYRGYEGLIDADFKQMDARSVKGIINKGGTILKSARSKSFRTKEGRKKAFENLVAEGVDGLVVIGGDGSFTGALIFNEEFGFPVMGIPGTIDNDIFGTSHTLGFDTALNTVVDAIDKIRDTASSHNRLFFVEVMGRDVGHIALNAGIAGGAEEILIPEEDLGLDRLVDSLNKSRQSGKSSSIVIVAEGDKIGKNIFELKDYVDENMEGYDVRVSVLGHMQRGGAPSCFDRVLASRMGVKAVETILEYKSNYMVGLLNGKMELTPLDKAIKGKTKINLELLRVSDIMST, encoded by the coding sequence ATGCCAAAAACAATAAAAAAATTAGCAGTTTTAACGTCTGGGGGCGATTCACCAGGAATGAATGCTGCCATACGTGCTGTAGTTAGAACCTGTGCTTATCATAGTGTAGAATGTCTTGGTGTTTATCGGGGATATGAAGGCTTAATTGATGCCGATTTTAAGCAAATGGATGCAAGAAGCGTTAAAGGTATAATTAACAAAGGTGGTACAATATTAAAATCTGCGCGTTCTAAAAGTTTTAGAACTAAAGAAGGAAGAAAGAAAGCATTTGAAAACTTAGTGGCAGAAGGCGTTGATGGCCTTGTGGTTATTGGAGGAGACGGTTCTTTTACTGGAGCCTTAATATTTAATGAAGAGTTTGGTTTTCCTGTTATGGGAATTCCTGGAACTATAGACAACGATATTTTTGGAACTTCACATACATTAGGTTTTGATACAGCTTTAAATACAGTTGTAGATGCTATTGATAAAATTAGAGATACAGCCAGTTCACACAACAGACTTTTCTTTGTAGAAGTTATGGGGCGTGATGTTGGTCATATTGCTTTAAATGCAGGTATAGCTGGTGGTGCTGAAGAAATTCTAATACCAGAAGAGGATTTAGGTTTAGATAGGCTTGTTGATTCTTTAAATAAAAGTAGGCAGTCAGGAAAATCTTCAAGTATTGTCATTGTGGCCGAGGGGGATAAAATAGGAAAAAATATTTTTGAACTAAAAGATTATGTTGATGAAAACATGGAGGGTTATGATGTTCGAGTTTCAGTACTTGGCCATATGCAGCGTGGTGGAGCTCCATCGTGCTTTGACCGTGTTTTAGCAAGTAGAATGGGTGTAAAAGCCGTTGAAACTATTTTAGAATATAAAAGTAACTACATGGTTGGTCTTTTAAATGGTAAAATGGAATTAACACCTTTAGATAAAGCAATTAAAGGAAAAACAAAAATTAACTTAGAATTATTGCGTGTTTCAGACATTATGAGCACTTAA